The Paracholeplasma manati sequence ACCGCGTAGCCACCTTCATCAGGGACAGAACGGAAAAACAGGTCAAATACCGCTTCTTCGTTTTTGTTGTGTTCGAAGTAGCTATTGGCCATGGTCAATTCATAAAAATCAATCAACATTGATAAGTTTCTCATACATACCTCCGTGCGTTATTCATTATACCAAATATAAACCTTATTGTGAGATGTTTGAGGCAAAAAAAAGTGCTTTCGCACTCATTTTTTCACTTTACGTTCACAATGTTCACCCACACAATAGCTCGTCTTGATGGGTTTTTTCGGCCTAGTTTCAAAATACAGTTCCTCTAACATATCATAAAAATACAATTCATCCTGCGCCCCAGAAATGCTGTATTTTCGATTGAGTACGAAGAATGGGACCCCTTTGAGTCCAAACTTGGTTGACAAGTCAATGTCTTCTTTGATCAAATCCAAACTGGTATTGGATAAATATATTTCACTGATTTTGATGGGGTCTAGAAAAGGTGTCGCTAACTCGGTTAACACCTCTAAGGATGAGATGTCCAAGTGTTTGACGAATTGCGCATCAAATACCCGATTGACAAACTCAATTTGATCTTTTGAATTGAGCTGTTTCATGATTTTATGTGCACACAAAGTATTTCTTGGGGTTATTTTAGAAAAATCTAACAATACCCCTTCATCAAAAGCCATGGT is a genomic window containing:
- a CDS encoding DsbA family oxidoreductase, whose amino-acid sequence is MELEIWIDFTCPFCYLGKIRFFKALARFKHKQDVHIIFRSYLLSPNDNNQEQLNGHAWLAKHKDISMEQAQQLNAGIETMAFDEGVLLDFSKITPRNTLCAHKIMKQLNSKDQIEFVNRVFDAQFVKHLDISSLEVLTELATPFLDPIKISEIYLSNTSLDLIKEDIDLSTKFGLKGVPFFVLNRKYSISGAQDELYFYDMLEELYFETRPKKPIKTSYCVGEHCERKVKK